The proteins below come from a single Etheostoma spectabile isolate EspeVRDwgs_2016 chromosome 4, UIUC_Espe_1.0, whole genome shotgun sequence genomic window:
- the shisa4 gene encoding protein shisa-4: MIFPAGNMSLIALILALLTVVLCTSQASANEDCLWYVDKNGTWHNGFDCPLITFCCGNCHRRYCCLDAFKMIPEREQKRCMLFQFSPTTLAGIASSVLLFVAIIATMVCCFMCSCCYLYQRRQQRGRTPYDVQQIPMASYPVEPMYDAYGKPLGPSEYPHAGYPMAPLYTGMPPHYPMMQPGPYPPHLMDPAYSQAPPPYSPPQYPGH, translated from the exons ATGATTTTTCCAGCGGGCAACATGTCCCTCATCGCGCTGATTTTAGCGCTGCTCACTGTCGTCCTCTGCACTTCTCAGG ccAGTGCGAACGAGGACTGTCTGTGGTACGTGGATAAAAACGGCACCTGGCACAACGGCTTCGACTGCCCTCTCATCACGTTTTGCTGTGGGAACTGCCACCGGCGCTACTGCTGCCTGGACGCCTTCAAGATGATCCCAGAGAGGGAGCAGAAACGCTGCATGCTCTTCCAGTTCAG cCCTACCACTTTGGCTGGCATTGCCTCTTCCGTCCTCCTGTTTGTGGCGATCATTGCAACCATGGTCTGCTGCTTCATGTGCTCCTGCTGTTACCTCTACCAGAGAAGGCAGCAGAGGGGCAGGACACCTTATGATG TCCAGCAGATCCCCATGGCCAGCTATCCAGTGGAGCCCATGTATGATGCTTATGGAAAACCACTGGGACCCTCTGAGTATCCACATGCAGGTTATCCAATGGCGCCCCTGTACACTGGCATGCCTCCGCATTACCCCATGATGCAGCCTGGACCCTATCCACCACACCTGATGGatcctgcatacagccagg CCCCTCCACCTTACTCTCCACCTCAGTATCCTGGCCATTGA
- the lmod1b gene encoding leiomodin-1: MSRRKVRGLTCTGRQVSEDPDLDNLLSTLSPEEMEELEKDMMKVPDIKPEDGKIIVQGDSQAAQPPMSNNVREAKLEGRRESDRKGRLSERQQSFEGETKKESRKQEYLRKMGLSQEGNDDVTVGLRRQASVSSEKDMKVDERNSKGPENLKEERSRLSSRYRKQESRESEVKEETKEKEKQEDNKIRDRRENRESTGSKTKDMISKLQEKKDDGKERKEDCRRREESKTKDIISKLREKHEKEAGKEKERKSESFRTQGLVSKMLEKQSKAQDSPAPESKSEERKPKAEEKKAEDKNKPDVKLERQPSERGEVQVKHDKAEKRTDREELVNHSDHVKEKEKKTSTEKKGEEKKEKKESEGKVQKVEESEKPGNCVAKNTPHNKAKEEEEEDEDASMFDELMEQVWSNDPSLTELNVNNSEVIKTKTLIEFAEALQKNTHVKTFALANCRADDHVAYAIAGTLRSNKTITSINVDSNHLTGKGILSLIQALPHNSTLTELRFQNQRHICGGKTEMEMTKILKENTTLLKLGYHFELAGPRMTTTNILSRNMDRQRQKRLQEQKQAQANGEKKGTLEVPKVGGGGSLRSSPRASPKPSPIPSPMPSPKLTPKRGAGGPVPPPPPPPPGGGPPPPPPPMLDVDALRNSLTPVSQRKLDGKSPGGCKNSRDQLLASIRGSDKKQLKKVPVPKWLQ, translated from the exons ATGTCCAGGAGAAAGGTGAGAGGCCTGACCTGTACAGGCCGCCAGGTCAGTGAGGACCCAGACCTGGACAACCTGCTGTCCACGCTCTCCCctgaggagatggaggagctggagaaggaCATGATGAAAGTGCCAGACATCAAGCCAGAGGATGGGAAGATCATTGTCCAAGGGGATAGCCAAGCTGCGCAGCCACCCATGAGCAACAACGTCCGGGAGGCTAAACTTGAAGGCAGACGGGAGAGTGACCGTAAAGGGAGGCTCAGTGAGAGGCAACAGTCATTTGAG GGTGAGACAAAGAAGGAGAGCAGGAAGCAGGAATATCTGAGGAAGATGGGCCTGAGCCAGGAGGGGAACGACGACGTGACAGTAGGGCTACGAAGACAAGCTAGTGTCTCAAGTGAAAAAGATATGAAGGTGGACGAAAGAAACAGCAAAGGTCCCGAAAATTTGAAAGAGGAGCGAAGTCGACTTTCGAGTAGATACAGGAAGCAGGAAAGTAGAGAGAGTGAGGTGAAAGAGGAGaccaaagagaaagagaaacaagagGACAATAAGATAAGagacaggagagaaaacagagagagcaCAGGTAGCAAAACAAAGGATATGATCTCCAAGttacaggaaaaaaaggatgacggcaaagagagaaaagaagactgtaggagaagagaagagagcaaAACCAAAGACATTATCTCAAAGCTACGAGAGAAACATGAAAAGGAAGCGGGcaaggaaaaggagagaaaatcTGAGAGTTTTAGGACACAAGGACTTGTATCTAAAATGTTAGAGAAGCAGAGCAAGGCACAAGACAGCCCGGCTCCAGAGAGTAAATCGGAAGAGAGGAAGCCTAAAGCCGAGGAGAAAAAAGCTGAAGATAAAAACAAGCCTGATGTCAAACTTGAGCGACAACCATCGGAGAGGGGCGAGGTGCAGGTGAAACATGACAAGGCAGAGAAAAGAACAGATAGAGAAGAACTGGTTAACCATAGTGACCAcgtgaaagagaaggagaagaagacgaGCACggagaagaaaggagaggagaaaaaagaaaaaaaggagagtgAAGGAAAAGTTCAAAAAGTGGAGGAAAGTGAGAAACCTGGCAACTGTGTGGCCAAAAACACCCCACACAACAAGgcgaaagaggaagaggaggaggacgaagACGCGAGCATGTTTGATGAGCTGATGGAGCAGGTTTGGAGCAACGACCcctccctcactgagctcaaCGTCAACAACTCAGAAGTCATCAAGACCAAAACACTCATCGAGTTTGCAGAAGCGTTGCAGAAGAACACCCATGTTAAGACGTTTGCTTTGGCTAACTGCCGTGCGGACGACCACGTGGCTTACGCCATCGCAGGCACGCTACGCAGCAACAAGACCATCACCAGCATCAATGTGGACTCCAACCATCTCACTGGCAAGGGCATCCTGTCTCTGATCCAGGCGCTACCACACAACTCCACACTGACTGAGCTTCGCTTTCAAAACCAGCGTCACATCTGCGGCGGGAAGACGGAGATGGAGATGACCAAGATCTTGAAAGAAAACACCACGCTGCTCAAACTGGGCTACCACTTTGAGTTAGCTGGACCCAGAATGACTACAACAAACATACTGAGTCGCAACATGGACCGACAGAGGCAGAAGCGCCTGCAGGAGCAGAAGCAGGCCCAGGCCAATGGGGAGAAGAAGGGCACGCTGGAGGTACCCAAGGTGGGTGGTGGAGGATCTCTGAGAAGCTCGCCCAGAGCTTCCCCCAAACCTTCCCCCATACCGTCACCTATGCCATCACCAAAGCTGACTCCTAAAAGAGGAGCTGGAGGTCCGGTTCCACCTCCACCCCCGCCTCCTCCTGGGGGTGGACCTCCACCTCCTCCGCCTCCTATGCTGGATGTAGATGCCCTGAGGAACTCTCTGACCCCGGTGTCGCAGAGAAAGCTGGATGGAAAAAGCCCAGGTGGTTGCAAGAACTCAAGGGACCAACTGCTTGCCTCGATCAGGGGAAGCGATAAGAAACAACTTAAGAAG GTGCCAGTGCCAAAGTGGTTGCAGTAA
- the timm17a gene encoding mitochondrial import inner membrane translocase subunit Tim17-A, translating to MEEYAREPCPWRIVDDCGGAFTMGAIGGGIFQAVKGFRNAPSGMNHRMRGSLTAIKTRAPQLGGSFAVWGGLFSMIDCGLVKVRGKEDPWNSITSGAMTGAILAARNGPVAMVGSAAMGGILLALIEGAGILLTRFASSQFPTGPQFAEEPAPAPMPSPTFGDYRQYQ from the exons ATGGAGGAGTATGCCAGAGAACCATG CCCCTGGAGGATTGTGGACGACTGTGGGGGAGCCTTCACCATGGGAGCAATTGGAGGAGGAATTTTTCAAGCAGTAAAAGGCTTCAGAAATGCACCCTCA GGAATGAACCACCGAATGAGAGGTAGCTTAACTGCCATCAAGACTAGAGCCCCACAGCTTGGAG GAAGCTTTGCAGTATGGGGAGGCCTCTTCTCCATGATTGACTGTGGTTTAGTAAAAGTACGAGGGAAGGAGGATCCCTGGAACTCAATTACAAGTGGGGCAATGACAGGAGCTATCCTTGCTGCTAGAA ATGGACCAGTAGCCATGGTAGGCTCTGCAGCCATGGGAGGTATCCTGCTGGCGTTGATAGAAGGTGCTGGGATCTTGCTTACTAGGTTTGCCTCTTCACAGTTCCCGACTG gGCCCCAGTTTGCAGAGGAACCCGCCCCAGCTCCCATGCCCTCCCCCACCTTTGGCGACTACAGACAATACCAATGA